Proteins encoded in a region of the Flavobacteriaceae bacterium HL-DH10 genome:
- a CDS encoding glycoside hydrolase family 2 TIM barrel-domain containing protein, with product MKDTRKTPFQNLRFIMLLLIFIVTTNGFAQARSIVNFDNDWKFIQENVIGAEKTAFDDSAWRLLNVPHDWSIEGAYDRNNPTSRGGGYLPAGIGWYRKTFKLDDTDANKIITIEFDGIMANSDVWINGKHLGKRPNGYISLNYNLTPFLKFGKNATNVIAVKADNTIQPASRWYTGAGIYRHVRLVTVNPTHFKHWGTFITTPVVTANKGVVNIKSDIENKGATGTYRMQVDIIDNKGKIVKSTESEKNIKANTSETFTQELEVKNPKLWDIEDPNLYTAVTKLYLGKVLIDNQTITFGIKNAEFRADTGFWLNDKNYKIKGVCLHHDGGAVGSAVPLGVWKERFKKLKEVGVNGIRTSHNAVAPEFLDLCDQMGFVVMAETFDTWTSAKNHGENGYNLYFSEWWRQDTRDIIMKDRNHPSIVIYSIGNEIHDDLSYPEGYKLYKSQEDLVKEYDPTRPVTMGLFRPANSKVYLNGFAAQMEVVGQNYRENELIAAHEANPTWKVLGTENTHVLVQWLALRDKPYMSGQFLWTGYDYLGEADWPETTNNQGLFDRAGNWKKQALQRDSWWSEEPVVHIVRKSDNAGAGDWVADWTPSDLDTYDSAVVNVFSNCDDVELFLNEKSLGVKTKPEDDSPREWNVTFHEGTLKAVGKNNGKIVAEEAFATAGKPSKIVLTKSISKLANNREDVSFITATVVDDKGNRCANADDLIQFSISETGEIIGVDNGNIISHEPYKASERRAYKGRAIAIVRATKNEGEISIKAKVNGLADGDTTIEIISEK from the coding sequence ATGAAAGACACACGGAAAACACCTTTTCAGAATTTAAGATTCATAATGTTGCTACTTATTTTTATAGTAACCACAAATGGATTTGCACAAGCCCGCAGCATAGTTAATTTCGATAATGATTGGAAATTTATTCAAGAAAATGTTATTGGAGCAGAAAAAACAGCATTTGATGATAGCGCATGGCGATTGCTTAATGTGCCACACGATTGGAGTATTGAAGGTGCTTATGATAGAAACAATCCTACTAGTAGAGGTGGCGGCTATTTACCTGCAGGAATAGGTTGGTATCGTAAAACCTTTAAATTAGACGACACTGATGCTAATAAAATAATAACCATTGAATTTGATGGTATAATGGCTAATAGTGATGTTTGGATAAATGGAAAACATTTAGGGAAACGACCAAACGGCTATATCAGTTTAAATTACAATTTGACGCCATTCTTAAAATTCGGAAAAAATGCAACAAATGTTATTGCTGTAAAGGCTGATAATACCATACAACCAGCGTCTCGATGGTATACAGGTGCGGGAATTTATCGTCATGTTCGGTTGGTTACAGTAAATCCAACACATTTTAAACATTGGGGTACATTTATTACAACACCTGTTGTAACGGCCAATAAAGGCGTTGTAAATATTAAAAGCGATATTGAAAACAAAGGTGCTACAGGAACTTATAGAATGCAGGTTGATATTATTGATAATAAGGGTAAAATTGTAAAATCTACTGAAAGTGAAAAAAATATTAAAGCCAATACATCAGAAACATTCACCCAAGAATTAGAAGTTAAAAACCCTAAATTATGGGATATTGAAGACCCCAACTTATATACAGCGGTAACAAAACTATATTTAGGAAAAGTGCTTATTGATAATCAAACTATCACTTTCGGGATTAAAAATGCCGAGTTTAGAGCCGATACTGGGTTTTGGTTAAATGATAAAAATTATAAAATTAAAGGAGTTTGTTTACATCACGATGGTGGCGCTGTTGGTTCTGCTGTACCATTAGGCGTGTGGAAAGAACGTTTTAAAAAGTTGAAAGAAGTAGGTGTAAATGGCATCCGTACTTCTCATAACGCTGTTGCACCAGAGTTTCTCGACCTTTGCGACCAAATGGGTTTTGTGGTCATGGCTGAAACTTTTGATACTTGGACATCGGCAAAAAATCATGGAGAGAATGGTTACAACTTATACTTTTCTGAATGGTGGAGACAAGATACAAGAGATATTATTATGAAAGATAGAAACCATCCATCCATAGTAATTTATAGTATAGGGAATGAAATACATGACGATTTAAGTTATCCAGAGGGTTATAAACTGTATAAAAGTCAAGAAGATTTGGTGAAAGAATACGACCCTACCAGGCCTGTTACTATGGGGCTCTTTAGACCAGCAAATTCAAAAGTATATCTTAATGGATTTGCAGCACAAATGGAAGTTGTTGGACAAAATTATCGTGAGAACGAATTAATTGCTGCACATGAAGCAAATCCTACGTGGAAAGTATTAGGTACTGAAAACACACATGTTCTTGTACAATGGTTGGCTTTAAGGGATAAGCCATATATGTCTGGGCAGTTTTTATGGACGGGCTATGATTATTTAGGAGAAGCAGATTGGCCTGAAACCACGAATAATCAAGGCTTGTTTGATAGGGCTGGAAATTGGAAAAAACAAGCGTTACAACGCGATAGTTGGTGGTCTGAAGAGCCTGTTGTTCATATTGTGAGAAAATCGGATAATGCTGGTGCTGGAGATTGGGTTGCCGATTGGACGCCAAGTGATTTAGATACTTATGATAGTGCAGTTGTTAATGTTTTTAGTAATTGTGATGATGTAGAGCTTTTTTTAAACGAGAAATCTTTAGGAGTAAAAACAAAACCAGAAGACGATTCTCCTAGGGAATGGAATGTAACATTTCATGAAGGTACTTTAAAAGCTGTTGGGAAAAATAATGGAAAAATTGTTGCTGAAGAAGCGTTTGCAACCGCAGGAAAACCTTCTAAAATAGTATTGACGAAAAGTATTTCTAAATTGGCTAATAATCGAGAAGATGTTTCCTTTATAACGGCAACTGTTGTTGATGATAAAGGAAATAGATGTGCCAATGCAGATGATTTAATACAGTTTTCTATTTCTGAAACAGGTGAAATTATCGGGGTTGATAATGGAAATATCATTAGTCATGAACCTTACAAAGCATCTGAAAGAAGGGCTTATAAGGGGCGTGCGATTGCTATTGTAAGAGCCACTAAAAATGAAGGAGAAATAAGCATAAAAGCAAAGGTTAATGGGTTAGCAGATGGAGATACGACTATTGAAATTATCTCTGAAAAATAA
- the mgrA gene encoding L-glyceraldehyde 3-phosphate reductase, translating into MTYIPAKDRYDNMAYRKCGNSGLKLSAFSLGLWHNFGYNSNFENSRNLIKTAFDNGITHFDLANNYGPPPGSSEECLGRILKLDFKDYRDEMIISSKAGYTMWDGPYGDWGSKKYLVSSLDQSLKRMDLEYVDIFYHHRPDPETPLEETMAALSLMVQQGKALYVGLSNYRPEEAEKAIKLLKEMGTPCLIHQPKYSMFERWVEDGLLDLLGKEQVGCIPFSPLAQGLLTDKYLNGIPSDSRVATSGQFLNADHITPERVGKIKLLNAMAQERGQKLAQMALAWILRDQRITTVLIGSSKPEQILDSIKALDNINFTKEELNKIDKILR; encoded by the coding sequence ATGACATATATACCAGCAAAAGACAGATACGACAATATGGCGTATAGAAAATGTGGGAATTCGGGATTAAAGCTTTCCGCTTTTTCATTAGGCTTATGGCATAACTTCGGTTACAACAGCAATTTCGAAAACAGCAGAAACCTTATTAAAACAGCTTTTGATAATGGCATCACGCATTTTGATTTAGCTAATAACTATGGACCGCCACCAGGATCATCAGAGGAATGTTTAGGTAGAATTTTGAAATTGGATTTTAAAGATTATAGAGATGAAATGATTATTTCATCTAAAGCGGGATACACCATGTGGGATGGTCCATATGGCGATTGGGGGTCAAAAAAATATTTGGTTTCCAGTTTGGATCAAAGTTTAAAGAGAATGGATTTGGAATATGTTGATATATTTTACCATCACAGACCAGACCCTGAGACTCCTTTAGAAGAAACCATGGCTGCATTAAGTTTAATGGTACAACAAGGAAAAGCATTGTACGTTGGTCTTTCTAATTATCGTCCTGAGGAAGCCGAAAAAGCCATTAAATTATTAAAGGAGATGGGAACTCCTTGTTTGATTCATCAACCAAAATACTCCATGTTTGAACGTTGGGTAGAAGATGGTCTTTTGGATTTATTAGGAAAAGAGCAAGTAGGTTGCATCCCTTTTTCTCCTTTGGCTCAGGGACTGTTAACAGATAAATATTTGAACGGAATTCCTTCTGATTCAAGAGTTGCTACAAGCGGACAATTTTTAAATGCTGACCATATTACCCCTGAAAGAGTAGGTAAAATAAAGTTGCTTAATGCAATGGCACAAGAGAGAGGTCAAAAATTGGCACAAATGGCTTTGGCTTGGATTTTAAGAGACCAAAGAATAACGACCGTTCTGATAGGTTCAAGCAAACCGGAACAAATCTTGGATTCGATTAAAGCTTTAGACAACATTAATTTCACCAAAGAAGAATTAAACAAAATAGATAAAATTCTAAGATAA
- a CDS encoding substrate-binding domain-containing protein, whose protein sequence is MDTFIGARVDGILVSISKNTKDFSHFTAVKDKNIPIAFFDRTNEDLNISSVCIDDYLGGFMATKSLIESGYTKIAHICGPLHIHAFSERVRGYKNALMESNLDVYDDFIFNGDISIETGRNALRFFLNLKNQPDAIFAVEDFTALGVLKELKDLSINVPEDFGVIGFCNDLFGEHITPSLSTIDQKTNEMGEEAFNLIYELIQNNKKDKDNQKRILTPTLIVRESSQKS, encoded by the coding sequence ATAGATACGTTTATTGGTGCTAGGGTAGATGGGATTTTGGTTTCTATTTCAAAAAATACTAAAGATTTTTCACATTTTACAGCTGTTAAGGATAAAAATATTCCCATTGCTTTTTTTGATAGAACCAATGAAGACCTTAATATATCATCCGTCTGTATCGATGATTATTTAGGCGGTTTTATGGCTACAAAATCTTTGATTGAATCTGGTTACACAAAAATTGCTCATATATGTGGACCACTTCATATTCATGCATTCTCTGAAAGAGTTAGGGGGTATAAAAATGCTTTAATGGAATCTAATTTAGATGTTTATGATGATTTTATTTTTAATGGGGATATAAGCATTGAAACAGGACGAAATGCTTTAAGATTTTTTTTAAATTTAAAAAATCAACCCGATGCCATTTTTGCTGTTGAAGATTTTACAGCACTTGGCGTTTTAAAAGAATTAAAAGACCTTTCAATTAATGTACCTGAGGACTTTGGAGTGATAGGATTTTGTAATGATTTATTTGGTGAGCATATTACACCTTCATTATCAACTATTGACCAAAAGACAAATGAGATGGGAGAAGAAGCTTTCAATCTAATATATGAATTAATACAAAATAATAAAAAAGATAAAGACAACCAAAAAAGAATTCTAACGCCTACATTAATAGTTAGAGAATCATCACAAAAAAGTTAA
- a CDS encoding LacI family DNA-binding transcriptional regulator, which produces MKITIKDIANELGIAPATVSRALSDHPEISDKTKEKVKVVATRLDYRQNKLASSLRSGKTKVIGVLIPTAKHLFFGSVIHGISNLAAKKGYDVLIYQSNELEEFEKKV; this is translated from the coding sequence ATGAAAATTACAATTAAAGATATTGCAAATGAACTTGGTATTGCGCCAGCAACAGTATCAAGAGCATTAAGTGACCATCCAGAGATAAGTGATAAAACCAAGGAGAAGGTAAAGGTTGTAGCCACACGCCTTGATTATCGGCAAAATAAATTAGCATCATCGCTGCGATCTGGAAAAACTAAAGTTATTGGGGTATTAATTCCTACCGCTAAACACTTATTTTTTGGGTCTGTAATTCATGGCATATCAAATTTGGCGGCTAAGAAAGGTTATGATGTTTTAATATACCAATCAAATGAATTAGAAGAATTTGAAAAAAAGGTATAG
- a CDS encoding glycoside hydrolase family 28 protein → MKNLTTTLFLSAFTFLLFLFFAGFCYSQTAAQETVFNVKNYGATGDRNTLDTDAINKTIDAAAKAGGGTVYFPAGTYLSYSIHLQSHISLYLEQGATILAAKPEGDIGYDAPEPAINDTFQDFGHSHWHNSLIWGENLEDISILGLGVIHGKGLSRGGPYRTPIGNKAIALKNCRNVTLKDFTILYGGHFGILATGVDNFTIDNLKIDTNRDGIDIDACKNVRISNCTINSPWDDAICLKSSYALGYTRATENVTITNCSVSGFDRGTFYNGTYLRNEPDLVPDKEGPTGRIKFGTESNGGFKNITISNCVFEYCRGLALETVDGGLLEDVTITNITMRDIINSPIFIRLGARMRGPTDTPVGKLRRINISNINVYNADSRFATLISGIPNHNIEDVRLSNISIWYRPLDALTSPIQQEVPEYEKAYPEPQKFGVLPTYGFFIRHVKNIELNNVNLHLLGDEKRPAMMLTNVNNVKLRNLTADKGSHESLLILKNVGDISIKDSKLLKDIDIKGIQTKNY, encoded by the coding sequence TTGAAAAACCTAACTACTACGCTTTTTTTATCGGCATTTACTTTTCTGCTTTTCTTATTTTTTGCAGGATTCTGCTACAGCCAAACAGCAGCACAGGAAACTGTTTTTAATGTAAAAAATTATGGTGCCACGGGAGATAGAAACACATTAGATACAGATGCCATCAACAAAACTATAGATGCTGCAGCAAAGGCGGGTGGCGGTACCGTTTATTTTCCAGCGGGTACTTACCTAAGTTATTCCATTCATCTTCAAAGCCATATTTCACTTTATTTAGAGCAGGGTGCCACCATTTTGGCTGCGAAACCTGAGGGAGATATAGGCTATGATGCTCCAGAACCTGCAATAAACGACACATTCCAAGATTTTGGACATAGCCATTGGCATAATAGTTTGATATGGGGCGAAAATTTGGAAGACATTTCCATACTAGGTCTAGGTGTAATTCACGGAAAAGGTCTCTCAAGAGGAGGTCCTTACCGAACGCCGATTGGAAATAAAGCCATTGCCTTAAAGAATTGTCGCAATGTCACTTTAAAAGATTTCACAATATTATATGGAGGTCATTTCGGCATACTTGCTACTGGAGTAGATAATTTTACTATTGATAATCTAAAAATTGATACAAATCGAGATGGAATTGATATTGATGCATGTAAAAACGTTCGTATTTCAAACTGTACTATTAATTCGCCTTGGGATGATGCTATTTGTCTAAAAAGCTCCTATGCTTTAGGCTATACGCGTGCCACCGAAAATGTAACCATTACCAATTGTAGCGTAAGTGGTTTTGACCGAGGTACTTTTTATAACGGTACGTATTTACGGAATGAACCAGATTTAGTACCTGACAAAGAAGGTCCTACTGGACGCATAAAATTTGGAACGGAGTCAAACGGTGGTTTTAAAAATATTACCATTAGCAATTGTGTGTTTGAATACTGTCGTGGTCTTGCACTTGAAACTGTTGACGGCGGTCTTTTGGAAGATGTTACTATTACTAACATTACCATGAGAGATATTATAAATTCCCCCATTTTTATTCGTTTAGGAGCTCGTATGCGAGGTCCAACTGATACACCTGTAGGTAAGTTACGCCGTATCAATATTAGTAATATAAATGTATATAATGCAGATTCGCGCTTTGCTACCCTCATCAGCGGTATTCCTAATCATAATATTGAAGATGTGCGTCTTAGTAATATCAGCATCTGGTACCGTCCCTTAGATGCCTTAACCTCCCCTATTCAACAAGAAGTACCAGAATATGAAAAGGCATATCCTGAACCACAAAAATTCGGGGTATTACCAACCTACGGATTTTTCATTCGACATGTTAAAAATATCGAACTAAACAACGTAAACCTTCATCTATTGGGAGACGAAAAAAGACCCGCCATGATGCTTACCAATGTAAATAATGTAAAATTACGAAACCTAACCGCAGATAAAGGAAGCCATGAATCTTTGCTTATATTGAAGAATGTAGGTGACATCTCCATAAAAGACAGCAAACTACTAAAAGATATAGATATAAAAGGCATTCAAACTAAAAACTATTAA
- a CDS encoding glycoside hydrolase family 88 protein — MKRFILPLTLLITCQVIKAQNSQESIDTEEVIRRVADRIVASTSFKFINKNTKEKFDAVSKLKPMPEIAAESDYNRWGYPNGVMMTGLIHMADILQDKKYADYCRNNYQFIFNDLLYFEKLYKDAVSADERRVRTEFSGLFRMAKLDDCGAMAAGLSDVYLLDSRKDYRAYLDRAGDYILNKQMRLADGTLCRPDPRNATIWADDLYMSVPFLARMGKITGDEKYFNDAIKQVVNFTKYLYDDHTGLFYHCYYSANEQNGVAHWGRANGWVAVAQTELLNNLPTSHPKRKELITLLEKDIIGFSRWQNQTGLWHQVLDRNDSYLETSVTAMYIYAVARAVNEGWIDEHYIRVARDGWRALANKITEDGQMPDVCVGTGIQDGIKFYYNRPTKLNDNHGLGPFLLAGTEVFRYEKNNPNRR; from the coding sequence ATGAAAAGATTTATATTACCATTAACCCTTCTAATAACTTGTCAAGTTATCAAGGCACAAAATTCACAAGAATCAATTGATACGGAAGAAGTAATTAGGCGTGTGGCCGATAGAATTGTTGCTAGTACTTCATTTAAATTCATCAATAAAAACACCAAAGAAAAATTTGATGCAGTTAGCAAACTAAAACCTATGCCCGAAATAGCCGCGGAAAGCGACTATAACAGGTGGGGCTATCCAAATGGTGTGATGATGACTGGATTGATACACATGGCTGATATACTTCAGGATAAAAAATATGCTGATTACTGTCGTAACAACTATCAATTTATATTCAACGATTTGCTGTATTTTGAAAAGCTATACAAGGATGCTGTTTCAGCAGATGAAAGGCGTGTTCGTACAGAGTTTTCTGGTCTTTTCAGAATGGCTAAACTAGATGATTGTGGTGCCATGGCAGCTGGTTTAAGCGACGTTTATCTTTTAGATTCTCGTAAAGACTATAGAGCCTATCTTGACCGAGCAGGTGATTATATTTTAAACAAACAAATGCGACTTGCAGATGGTACCTTGTGCAGACCTGATCCTCGAAATGCAACCATTTGGGCAGATGATCTTTATATGAGCGTTCCTTTTTTGGCTCGCATGGGAAAAATAACAGGTGATGAAAAATATTTTAATGATGCTATAAAGCAAGTCGTCAATTTTACTAAATATTTATATGATGACCATACGGGTCTTTTTTATCATTGTTACTATAGTGCTAATGAACAAAACGGAGTAGCTCATTGGGGTCGTGCCAACGGATGGGTAGCAGTTGCTCAAACAGAGCTCTTAAATAATCTTCCTACCTCTCATCCAAAGAGAAAGGAACTCATTACGTTACTGGAAAAAGATATCATTGGATTTTCTCGTTGGCAAAACCAAACAGGTCTTTGGCATCAGGTACTAGATAGAAATGACTCTTACCTTGAAACATCTGTTACCGCCATGTACATATATGCTGTAGCACGTGCAGTAAATGAAGGCTGGATAGATGAACACTATATTAGAGTTGCTAGAGACGGCTGGAGAGCTTTAGCTAATAAAATCACAGAAGATGGTCAAATGCCTGATGTATGTGTTGGTACAGGTATTCAAGATGGAATTAAGTTCTATTACAATCGTCCTACCAAATTAAATGACAATCATGGTCTTGGTCCTTTTTTGCTTGCTGGAACAGAAGTGTTTCGTTATGAAAAAAATAATCCAAACCGAAGATAA
- a CDS encoding PKD domain-containing protein — translation MKHLLLLNIFLYLSSIAFAQEDRGYKIYQFPANMIPRIDGNTDDWDSFPTEYIVGTDQLWDDSKHYPETDPSNLDVKVKVAWVKNLNRLYFLYEAYDDYWDFSLPGLHNDIFEIVVDGDLSGGPLIDEQHTNQNLSWRQRYFDFHGVHAQNYHIFTPAVGKDWALAWGSQPWIKNLPYSNIAYSYDFKPGEPGKLIAEFWITPFDYAGAEGPERSVESNLYDNKKIGLTWAIIDYDDVNDETKKGFWNLSKNHKMYGNSSIGTIFTLQPLEEKYQNTFEAKWSFIVTNMSKREVTFKDESLGKINKWHWDFGDGTSSDEQNPIHQYKEPGKYIVVLDIEGPDGKSRMANVWDVAVY, via the coding sequence ATGAAGCACCTCCTCTTACTGAATATTTTTTTGTATTTAAGTTCAATTGCATTTGCCCAAGAAGACAGGGGGTATAAAATCTACCAATTCCCTGCCAATATGATTCCAAGAATTGATGGAAATACAGATGATTGGGATAGCTTCCCTACGGAATATATTGTTGGTACCGATCAGTTATGGGACGATTCTAAACATTATCCAGAGACTGACCCTAGTAATTTAGATGTAAAAGTGAAGGTAGCTTGGGTAAAAAATTTAAATCGTCTGTATTTTTTGTATGAAGCCTATGATGATTACTGGGACTTTTCATTACCTGGTTTACATAATGATATTTTTGAAATAGTAGTAGATGGCGACCTGTCTGGTGGCCCACTTATTGACGAGCAACACACAAATCAAAACTTATCTTGGAGGCAACGTTATTTTGACTTTCACGGGGTACATGCACAGAATTACCACATCTTTACACCAGCTGTTGGCAAAGACTGGGCACTGGCATGGGGAAGTCAGCCTTGGATTAAAAATTTACCTTATTCTAACATTGCTTATTCTTATGATTTTAAGCCTGGAGAACCAGGTAAACTGATTGCAGAATTTTGGATTACACCTTTTGATTATGCTGGTGCTGAAGGTCCAGAACGTTCGGTGGAATCTAATTTGTACGATAATAAAAAAATTGGACTTACCTGGGCTATTATTGATTACGATGATGTGAATGATGAAACTAAAAAAGGGTTTTGGAATTTATCTAAAAACCATAAAATGTATGGTAATTCTAGTATCGGAACCATTTTTACGTTGCAACCACTGGAGGAAAAATATCAGAATACTTTTGAAGCCAAATGGTCATTCATAGTGACAAACATGAGTAAACGTGAGGTAACTTTTAAAGACGAAAGCCTAGGAAAAATTAACAAATGGCATTGGGATTTTGGTGACGGTACTAGTTCTGACGAACAAAATCCTATACACCAATATAAAGAACCTGGTAAATATATAGTAGTATTAGATATTGAAGGTCCTGATGGAAAATCCCGTATGGCTAATGTATGGGACGTAGCGGTGTATTAA
- a CDS encoding glycosyl hydrolase, with translation MLQMQQWNKNLALILAFMAFSTITHAQEFWQKISNPTMEEMASKFKDYPSVYSQTVTWGWEGNITREKIAANLDIFKNHGLFTVSIEAGYGMPFEYLSEGWFESVKIAVEEAKKRDMHVWIIDEGKYPSGFAGGKFNKEKPELRMQGLVVKEKIPFKGGETFTKKTSSSIISAIATNQNDQSSQVIPINSNGINWKAPAGNWEILLIEHKFKTSVTRAVNNPTHGKDTTNSLCDYLNPLATKQFLEFTHVQYKKYIGSEFGKTVLGFRGDEPDYGFTPWTPKLPEEFKKLKGYDIVPYLGVIFIKYLTVEQQRMKADYWDVWSYMFGKNFFDVQAEWCKANGIEYVVHLNHEEKMMSLVRSGGDFFRTMRHVGVPGVDAIWLQIWPDKVADYPKLASSAAHMYGKPRSLSESFAAYTIKPSVPQAKWVIDYQLVRGINLFEYMFWPINETKVPNGYLGDDDFIPVAKYSNRASYLLSNGIPVAQVALYHPTGNLWMGDEAANTNTLDIAQSLSEHQIDYDFVDDQGLESVFTLEKKGFKNLSGQIYTTVIIPTINYISKKVLNRLDAFTKHGGQVIFMGNHPKLSIEKTFLNAENTSEFNWGYIEPTGKVTNAMLSKITSKDVRFETSIPSIKYLHRTWKDAEMYFFFNESDQEQTTKARFKGNGDVTLWDAASGEISPIKVISKDVGAISIDLHLNAHETKFIVIGSSKK, from the coding sequence ATGTTACAAATGCAACAATGGAATAAGAATCTGGCTCTCATATTAGCATTTATGGCATTTAGTACCATTACACATGCTCAGGAATTTTGGCAAAAGATTTCCAATCCCACCATGGAAGAAATGGCTTCAAAATTTAAAGACTATCCCTCTGTTTATTCACAGACTGTTACTTGGGGGTGGGAAGGCAATATAACAAGAGAAAAAATAGCAGCAAATCTAGATATTTTTAAAAATCACGGGCTTTTTACGGTAAGTATAGAAGCTGGATATGGTATGCCTTTTGAATACCTATCTGAAGGTTGGTTTGAAAGTGTTAAAATAGCTGTTGAAGAAGCAAAAAAGCGAGACATGCATGTTTGGATTATTGATGAAGGTAAATATCCAAGTGGTTTTGCAGGTGGTAAATTCAATAAGGAAAAACCAGAATTGAGAATGCAAGGGCTGGTAGTCAAAGAAAAAATTCCTTTCAAGGGAGGTGAAACTTTTACTAAAAAAACATCTTCAAGCATTATTAGTGCCATTGCTACCAATCAAAACGACCAAAGTAGTCAAGTAATTCCTATCAATTCAAACGGTATTAATTGGAAAGCTCCTGCTGGTAATTGGGAAATATTATTAATTGAGCATAAGTTTAAAACATCAGTTACCCGAGCTGTCAATAATCCTACGCATGGTAAAGACACCACTAATTCTTTATGTGATTATTTGAATCCTCTTGCTACAAAACAATTCCTTGAGTTTACCCATGTTCAATATAAAAAATACATTGGTAGTGAATTTGGAAAGACCGTTTTAGGTTTCCGTGGTGATGAACCAGATTATGGCTTTACGCCTTGGACACCCAAACTGCCAGAAGAATTTAAAAAACTAAAAGGTTATGACATTGTACCTTATTTAGGAGTGATTTTCATAAAATACCTAACCGTTGAACAACAGCGAATGAAAGCTGATTATTGGGATGTTTGGTCTTATATGTTTGGTAAAAACTTCTTTGATGTTCAAGCCGAATGGTGTAAAGCCAATGGTATAGAATATGTAGTACACCTCAATCACGAAGAAAAAATGATGAGTCTTGTACGGTCGGGAGGCGATTTTTTTAGAACTATGAGACATGTTGGCGTTCCTGGTGTAGATGCTATATGGCTACAAATTTGGCCTGATAAGGTGGCAGATTATCCAAAGTTGGCCTCATCGGCTGCTCATATGTATGGTAAACCACGGTCTTTAAGTGAAAGTTTTGCGGCATATACTATTAAACCTAGTGTGCCTCAAGCAAAATGGGTAATTGATTATCAGTTAGTAAGAGGAATCAACTTATTTGAGTATATGTTTTGGCCTATAAACGAAACCAAAGTACCAAATGGATATTTAGGGGATGATGATTTTATACCCGTGGCAAAATATTCCAATAGAGCTTCTTATTTATTATCAAACGGCATTCCCGTAGCACAAGTTGCTCTTTACCATCCTACAGGTAACTTATGGATGGGAGATGAAGCTGCAAATACAAATACTTTAGATATTGCACAATCACTTTCGGAGCATCAGATTGATTATGATTTTGTTGATGATCAAGGTTTAGAATCTGTTTTTACATTAGAAAAGAAAGGCTTTAAAAATTTGAGTGGGCAAATTTATACTACTGTAATTATACCTACCATCAACTATATTTCAAAAAAGGTTTTAAATCGATTGGATGCTTTTACAAAGCATGGAGGACAAGTTATATTTATGGGCAATCATCCAAAACTATCTATTGAAAAAACGTTTTTAAACGCAGAAAATACATCTGAATTTAATTGGGGATACATAGAGCCTACAGGCAAAGTAACAAATGCTATGTTATCTAAAATAACATCAAAAGATGTGAGGTTTGAAACATCAATTCCTAGTATAAAATACCTCCATCGCACATGGAAAGATGCAGAAATGTATTTCTTTTTTAACGAAAGTGACCAAGAACAAACCACAAAAGCAAGGTTTAAGGGCAATGGAGATGTAACGTTATGGGATGCGGCTTCAGGCGAAATCTCACCCATAAAAGTAATTTCAAAAGATGTAGGTGCAATTAGTATTGATTTGCATTTGAATGCTCATGAAACTAAATTCATTGTTATTGGTTCATCAAAAAAATAA